One segment of Streptomyces sp. YIM 121038 DNA contains the following:
- a CDS encoding MarR family transcriptional regulator: MPTTPDMTTASDPGLLDTLQHQVAVFARRAEQTRLGGVGQVRNSMDRAAYLLLNRLDKEGPMGVKALAASMGIDSSTVTRQVAPLVDTGLVKRTSHPEDGRAVVLQLSPRGQSRLDDVRSSRRELMAELTQDWTPEERSGFTALLTRFNTALSARQNAHAVPDAAAQADS, from the coding sequence ATGCCCACAACTCCGGACATGACGACCGCCAGCGATCCCGGCCTCCTCGACACGCTCCAGCACCAGGTAGCGGTGTTCGCGCGGCGTGCCGAGCAGACCCGTCTTGGCGGCGTCGGACAGGTCCGCAACTCCATGGACCGAGCCGCGTACCTCCTGCTCAACCGTCTCGACAAGGAAGGCCCGATGGGCGTCAAGGCGCTCGCGGCGAGCATGGGCATCGACTCCTCGACGGTGACCCGCCAGGTCGCGCCGCTCGTCGACACCGGCCTGGTCAAGCGCACCTCGCACCCCGAGGACGGGCGCGCGGTGGTGCTCCAGCTCTCACCGCGCGGCCAGTCGCGCCTGGACGACGTGCGGTCCTCGCGCCGTGAACTCATGGCCGAGCTCACGCAGGACTGGACGCCCGAGGAGCGCTCGGGCTTCACCGCGCTGCTCACCCGCTTCAACACCGCGCTCTCCGCGCGGCAGAACGCCCACGCCGTGCCCGACGCGGCGGCGCAGGCCGACTCCTGA
- the ilvA gene encoding threonine ammonia-lyase has protein sequence MSYRTTRSLPAVTLDDVRGAQKMLGGVARVTPLEGSRYLSGLVGAPVHLKCENLQRTGSFKLRGAYVRIAGLLPEERAAGVVAASAGNHAQGVALASALLGVRSTVFMPVGAPLPKVAATRDYGAEVRLEGQVVDETLAAAQEYARTTGAVFIHPFDHPDIVAGQGTVGLEVLEQCPELRTLLIGVGGGGLAAGIAVAVKALRPDVRLVGVQAAGAAAYPPSLAAGRPVSIDNPVTMADGIKVGRPGDVPFQLVEELVDDIVTVSEDALSSALLLCLERAKMVVEPAGASPVAALLSAPRSFEGPVVALLSGGNVDPLLMQRILRHGMAAAGRYLSLRLRLPDRPGALASLLGALSVADANVLDVSHVRTDPRLGLTEVEVELHLETKGPEHCAEVSAALREAGYTVLD, from the coding sequence ATGAGCTACCGCACGACACGCTCCTTGCCGGCCGTCACCCTGGACGACGTGCGGGGCGCGCAGAAGATGCTGGGCGGCGTCGCCCGGGTCACGCCCCTGGAGGGCAGCAGGTACCTGTCCGGGCTCGTCGGCGCCCCCGTCCACCTGAAGTGCGAGAACCTCCAGCGGACCGGCTCCTTCAAGCTGCGCGGCGCCTATGTGCGCATCGCGGGGCTGCTGCCGGAGGAGCGCGCGGCGGGCGTCGTCGCGGCCAGCGCGGGCAACCACGCCCAGGGCGTGGCGCTGGCCTCCGCGCTGCTCGGGGTGCGCTCCACGGTGTTCATGCCGGTCGGCGCCCCGCTGCCCAAGGTCGCGGCGACCCGGGACTACGGCGCGGAGGTGCGCCTGGAGGGCCAGGTCGTCGACGAGACCCTGGCCGCCGCGCAGGAGTACGCGCGTACCACCGGCGCCGTCTTCATCCACCCCTTCGACCACCCGGACATCGTCGCCGGGCAGGGCACCGTGGGCCTGGAGGTCCTGGAGCAGTGCCCCGAGCTGCGCACGCTGCTCATCGGCGTGGGCGGCGGCGGGCTCGCCGCGGGCATCGCCGTGGCCGTCAAGGCGCTGCGCCCCGACGTACGGCTCGTGGGCGTGCAGGCGGCGGGGGCCGCCGCGTACCCGCCCTCGCTGGCCGCGGGCCGGCCGGTGTCGATCGACAACCCGGTGACCATGGCGGACGGCATCAAGGTGGGCCGCCCCGGCGACGTGCCCTTCCAGCTCGTCGAGGAGCTCGTCGACGACATCGTCACCGTCTCGGAGGACGCCCTCTCCAGCGCCCTGCTGCTGTGTCTGGAGCGGGCCAAGATGGTCGTCGAGCCGGCAGGCGCCAGCCCGGTCGCGGCGCTCCTGAGCGCCCCGCGGTCCTTCGAGGGGCCCGTCGTCGCCCTGCTGTCCGGCGGCAACGTGGACCCGCTCCTGATGCAGCGCATCCTGCGCCACGGCATGGCGGCCGCGGGCCGCTACCTGTCGCTGCGGCTGCGCCTGCCGGACCGCCCCGGGGCCCTGGCCTCGCTGCTCGGCGCCCTGTCCGTGGCGGACGCCAACGTGCTCGACGTGAGCCACGTCCGCACCGACCCGCGGCTCGGGCTCACCGAGGTCGAGGTGGAGCTGCACCTGGAGACGAAGGGGCCGGAGCACTGCGCCGAGGTGAGCGCGGCGCTGCGGGAGGCGGGCTACACGGTCCTGGACTGA
- a CDS encoding ATP-binding cassette domain-containing protein: MPGAIYAEGLVKTFGDVRALDGVDLDVPEGTVLGLLGPNGAGKTTAVRCLTTLLTPDSGRAVVAGIDVLKQPNEVRRSIGLSGQFAAVDEYLTGRENLQMVGQLYQMPTKQAKARAGELLERFNLSDAADRPSKTYSGGMRRRLDLAAALVVSPPVMFMDEPTTGLDPRNRQALWEVIQELVAGGTTLLLTTQYLEEADHLAHDICVIDHGRVIARGTSDQLKARTGGERVEVVVHERDHIAVAREVLTGFGKGETTVDQHTRKLTVPVTGGAKLLAEVIRDLDARGIEIDDIGLRRPTLDDVFISLTGHIAEAEEGNGTDAAPGKTRQSAKDKHKKEAGQ; the protein is encoded by the coding sequence ATGCCAGGCGCCATCTATGCCGAAGGTCTGGTGAAGACCTTCGGCGACGTAAGGGCTCTGGACGGCGTCGATCTGGATGTCCCGGAAGGCACCGTGCTCGGCCTCCTCGGGCCGAACGGCGCGGGGAAGACCACCGCGGTCCGCTGTCTGACCACCCTGCTGACCCCCGACAGCGGCAGGGCGGTCGTCGCCGGAATCGACGTACTGAAGCAGCCGAACGAGGTGCGGCGTTCGATCGGACTCTCCGGCCAATTCGCCGCCGTCGACGAGTACTTGACCGGCCGCGAGAATCTCCAGATGGTCGGCCAGCTCTATCAGATGCCCACCAAGCAGGCCAAGGCCCGGGCGGGCGAGCTCCTGGAGCGCTTCAACCTCAGCGACGCCGCCGACCGCCCCTCCAAGACGTATTCGGGCGGCATGCGGCGCCGCCTCGACCTCGCCGCGGCGCTCGTCGTCTCGCCCCCGGTGATGTTCATGGACGAGCCGACGACCGGCCTGGACCCGCGCAACCGCCAGGCCCTGTGGGAGGTCATCCAAGAGCTCGTCGCGGGCGGCACGACCCTGCTCCTGACCACGCAGTATCTGGAGGAGGCCGACCACCTGGCGCACGACATCTGCGTCATCGACCACGGCCGGGTCATCGCCCGCGGCACCTCCGACCAGCTCAAGGCCAGGACCGGCGGCGAGCGCGTCGAGGTCGTGGTGCACGAGCGCGACCACATCGCCGTCGCCCGCGAGGTCCTCACCGGCTTCGGCAAGGGCGAGACCACCGTCGACCAGCACACGCGCAAGCTGACCGTGCCCGTCACCGGCGGCGCCAAGCTGCTCGCCGAGGTCATCCGCGACCTCGACGCCCGCGGCATCGAGATCGACGACATCGGCCTGCGCCGCCCCACCCTCGACGACGTCTTCATCTCCCTCACCGGCCACATCGCCGAGGCCGAGGAGGGCAACGGCACGGACGCCGCCCCGGGGAAGACCCGGCAGAGCGCCAAGGACAAGCACAAGAAGGAGGCCGGCCAGTGA
- a CDS encoding ABC transporter permease, with protein sequence MSALSDTAPAARPAGGVSSSVRDSLVVAKRNLIRMSRIPEIILFGLIQPVMFVVLFSYVFGGSMKIGSSTSAEEYRNFLMAGIFAQTVTFATAGAGAGIAEDMHKGLIDRFRSLPMARGAVLTGRTIADLVQTALTLLVLAVVAILVGWRIHEGFPKALAAFGLLLLSGYAFTWIGALIGLSVRTPEAATSGGLIWLFPVTFISNAFVDSGNMPTFLRHLAEWNPFSATVQACRQLFGNPGVSQSDAWPMQHPVWASVLYSILIILIFRTLAVRKYRTATS encoded by the coding sequence GTGAGCGCCCTCAGCGACACCGCACCCGCCGCGAGGCCCGCGGGCGGCGTGAGCTCGTCCGTCCGCGACTCCCTCGTCGTCGCCAAGCGGAATCTGATCCGCATGAGCCGGATCCCCGAGATCATCCTGTTCGGCCTGATCCAGCCGGTGATGTTCGTCGTCCTGTTCAGCTATGTCTTCGGCGGCTCGATGAAGATCGGCTCCAGCACCAGCGCCGAGGAGTACCGCAACTTCCTGATGGCGGGCATCTTCGCCCAGACCGTCACCTTCGCCACCGCGGGAGCGGGCGCGGGCATCGCCGAGGACATGCACAAGGGCCTGATCGACCGGTTCCGCTCGCTGCCCATGGCGCGCGGCGCCGTCCTCACCGGCCGCACCATCGCCGACCTGGTGCAGACCGCCCTGACGCTGCTCGTCCTCGCCGTGGTCGCAATCCTCGTCGGCTGGCGGATCCACGAGGGCTTCCCGAAGGCGCTCGCCGCCTTCGGCCTGCTGCTCCTGTCCGGGTACGCGTTCACCTGGATCGGCGCCCTGATCGGCCTGTCGGTCCGCACCCCGGAGGCGGCCACGTCCGGCGGCCTGATCTGGCTCTTCCCGGTCACCTTCATCTCGAACGCGTTCGTGGACTCCGGCAACATGCCCACCTTCCTGCGGCACCTCGCCGAGTGGAATCCCTTCAGCGCCACCGTCCAGGCCTGCCGCCAGCTCTTCGGCAACCCCGGAGTGTCCCAGTCCGACGCCTGGCCCATGCAGCACCCCGTCTGGGCCTCGGTGCTCTACTCGATCCTGATCATCCTGATATTCCGCACGCTCGCGGTCCGCAAGTACCGCACGGCGACGTCCTGA
- the greA gene encoding transcription elongation factor GreA — protein sequence MTQTSDNVTWLTQEAYDKLKEELEYLSGPARTEIATKIAAAREEGDLRENGGYHAAKEEQGKQELRVRQLTQLLEHAKVGEAPAATGVVAPGMVVTIAFDGDEDDTVTFLLASREYASDDIETYSPQSPLGSGVNGKRVGEDAQYELPNGKLASVKILEAKPYQG from the coding sequence GTGACCCAGACCAGCGACAACGTCACCTGGCTGACCCAGGAGGCGTACGACAAGCTCAAGGAAGAGCTTGAGTACCTGTCTGGTCCCGCGCGCACCGAGATCGCAACCAAGATCGCGGCGGCGCGTGAGGAGGGCGACCTGCGCGAGAACGGCGGGTACCACGCGGCCAAGGAGGAGCAGGGCAAGCAGGAGCTCCGCGTCCGCCAGCTGACGCAGCTCCTGGAGCACGCCAAGGTCGGCGAGGCGCCCGCCGCGACCGGTGTCGTCGCCCCCGGCATGGTCGTCACGATCGCCTTCGACGGCGACGAGGACGACACCGTGACCTTCCTCCTCGCCTCGCGGGAGTACGCGAGCGACGACATCGAGACGTACTCGCCGCAGTCCCCGCTCGGCTCCGGTGTGAACGGCAAGCGGGTCGGCGAGGACGCCCAGTACGAGCTGCCGAACGGCAAGCTCGCCTCGGTCAAGATCCTGGAGGCCAAGCCCTACCAGGGCTGA
- a CDS encoding DUF4307 domain-containing protein, whose product MTAVSGRDTSGTAARPPEGRYGTSLTADQRADRKLKVVGAVLGVLLLGVVGWFGYDSLAGSKINAEIIKWEATDKAVEVHLEVRKDADAKGYCTLRAQAENGAEVGRGDFRFDQNSGRIDKTVTLRTTERATSPSLVSCHTD is encoded by the coding sequence ATGACCGCGGTCAGCGGCCGTGACACGAGCGGCACCGCCGCCAGGCCCCCGGAGGGCCGCTACGGCACCTCCCTCACCGCCGACCAGCGCGCCGACCGCAAGCTCAAGGTCGTGGGCGCGGTCCTCGGCGTCCTGCTGCTCGGCGTCGTCGGCTGGTTCGGCTACGACTCCCTCGCGGGCTCGAAGATCAACGCCGAGATCATCAAGTGGGAAGCCACCGACAAAGCCGTCGAAGTCCACCTGGAAGTACGCAAGGACGCGGACGCCAAGGGCTACTGCACCCTGCGCGCCCAGGCCGAGAACGGGGCCGAGGTGGGCCGCGGCGACTTCCGCTTCGACCAGAACAGCGGTCGCATCGACAAGACGGTCACCCTGCGCACCACGGAGCGCGCCACGAGCCCGTCCCTGGTCTCCTGCCACACGGACTGA
- the mca gene encoding mycothiol conjugate amidase Mca has product MTEQLRLMAVHAHPDDESSKGAATMAKYVSEGVDVLVVTCTGGERGDILNPKLQGDTYIQEHIHEVRKKEMDEAREILGVKQEWLGFVDSGLPEGDPLPPLPEGCFALEDVDKAAGELVKQIRSFRPQVITTYDENGGYPHPDHIMTHKISMVAFEGAADAEKYPEGEFGPVFQPQKLYYNQGFNRPRTEALHQAMLDRGLESPYGEWLKRWDEFERVERTLTTHVPCAEFYEIRDKALIAHATQIDPDGGWFRVPMDVQKEVWPTEEYELAKSLVDTSLPEDDLFAGIRDNA; this is encoded by the coding sequence TTGACTGAGCAGCTGCGACTGATGGCCGTTCACGCCCACCCCGACGACGAGTCGAGCAAGGGCGCGGCCACGATGGCGAAGTACGTGTCCGAAGGGGTGGACGTGCTCGTCGTGACATGCACGGGCGGGGAGCGCGGCGACATCCTCAACCCCAAGCTCCAGGGTGACACGTACATCCAGGAACACATCCACGAGGTCCGCAAGAAGGAGATGGACGAGGCCCGCGAGATCCTCGGCGTCAAGCAGGAGTGGCTCGGCTTCGTGGACTCGGGCCTGCCCGAGGGCGACCCGCTGCCGCCGCTGCCGGAGGGCTGCTTCGCCCTGGAGGACGTGGACAAGGCGGCGGGCGAGCTGGTGAAGCAGATCCGCTCGTTCCGTCCGCAGGTGATCACCACGTACGACGAGAACGGCGGGTATCCGCACCCGGACCACATCATGACCCACAAGATCTCGATGGTGGCCTTCGAGGGCGCGGCGGACGCGGAGAAGTACCCGGAGGGCGAGTTCGGCCCGGTCTTCCAGCCGCAGAAGCTCTACTACAACCAGGGCTTCAACCGCCCCCGCACCGAGGCCCTGCACCAGGCGATGCTGGACCGCGGCCTGGAGTCCCCGTACGGCGAGTGGCTCAAGCGCTGGGACGAGTTCGAGCGGGTCGAGCGCACGCTCACCACGCACGTGCCGTGCGCGGAGTTCTACGAGATCCGCGACAAGGCGCTGATCGCGCACGCCACGCAGATCGACCCCGACGGCGGCTGGTTCCGGGTCCCGATGGACGTCCAGAAGGAGGTCTGGCCGACGGAGGAGTACGAGCTGGCGAAGTCCCTCGTCGATACTTCCCTCCCCGAGGACGACCTCTTCGCGGGCATCCGCGACAATGCCTAA
- a CDS encoding CHAT domain-containing protein produces MAHDLPVHIAQDPSHGYTRLPRHVVRHPDLVVGFDARREDEPMSARMYGPAVPAVSGSEHTVTLRVLPGEVRALAARLRRMWKDEFVALRPVGADGLPRGAPFPYASRVDLTGEPGDELRAALGRLALYGSQLLFDVLLGGEDEALKLFRGFLADALGREGPLRVRFHSDLFLPWPMLALPAASEEPEDPSPAAVFDRFLGYRHQIEQTGGHAYARVADDRDPPPRAAPAVSLNHDTAVDAAGLTRAAEVAAALAAGGDLVERTTRDELERALRDRGLDEQLMYFWCHGHFTASGDEAPYLVLKLSDQLAIDGYTLRAHRPPPRACVPFRPFVLLNACYAGLPGNADLAYLGRALFDAGACGVLGPQIEMPQRFAAEYALAFVTRYLTGEETAGAIAHSLTRHFADTWHNPLGLAYALHSGMDSRLERTA; encoded by the coding sequence ATGGCCCACGACCTCCCGGTCCACATCGCCCAGGACCCCAGCCACGGCTACACCCGGCTGCCCCGGCACGTCGTCCGCCACCCCGACCTCGTCGTCGGCTTCGACGCGCGGCGCGAGGACGAGCCGATGAGCGCCCGGATGTACGGGCCCGCCGTGCCCGCGGTCAGCGGCTCCGAGCACACGGTGACGCTGCGGGTGCTGCCGGGCGAGGTGCGGGCCCTCGCGGCCCGCCTGCGCCGGATGTGGAAGGACGAGTTCGTGGCGCTGCGGCCGGTGGGCGCGGACGGCCTCCCGCGCGGCGCGCCCTTCCCGTACGCCAGCCGCGTCGACCTCACCGGCGAGCCGGGGGACGAGCTGCGCGCCGCGCTCGGGCGGCTCGCCCTGTACGGCTCCCAGCTCCTCTTCGACGTGCTGCTCGGCGGCGAGGACGAGGCGCTGAAGCTGTTCCGCGGCTTCCTGGCGGACGCGCTGGGCCGCGAGGGGCCACTGCGCGTCCGCTTCCACTCCGACCTGTTCCTGCCGTGGCCCATGCTGGCTCTGCCCGCCGCGTCCGAGGAGCCCGAGGACCCGTCCCCGGCGGCGGTGTTCGACCGGTTCCTCGGCTACCGGCACCAGATCGAGCAGACCGGCGGCCACGCCTACGCGCGCGTCGCCGACGACCGCGACCCGCCGCCCCGCGCGGCCCCGGCCGTGAGCCTCAACCACGACACCGCCGTGGACGCGGCGGGCCTGACCCGGGCCGCCGAGGTCGCGGCGGCGCTCGCCGCGGGCGGCGACCTGGTGGAGCGCACCACCCGGGACGAGCTGGAGCGCGCCCTGCGGGACCGGGGCCTCGACGAGCAGCTGATGTACTTCTGGTGCCACGGCCACTTCACCGCGTCCGGCGACGAAGCCCCGTACCTCGTCCTGAAGCTGAGCGACCAGCTCGCCATCGACGGCTACACGCTGCGCGCCCACCGCCCGCCCCCGCGCGCCTGTGTGCCCTTCCGCCCCTTCGTGCTGCTCAACGCCTGCTACGCGGGCCTGCCGGGCAACGCCGACCTGGCCTATCTCGGCCGGGCCCTGTTCGACGCGGGCGCGTGCGGGGTGCTCGGGCCGCAGATCGAGATGCCGCAGCGGTTCGCCGCCGAGTACGCCCTCGCGTTCGTCACCCGCTATCTGACCGGCGAGGAGACCGCGGGCGCGATCGCCCACTCCCTGACCCGGCACTTCGCCGACACCTGGCACAACCCGCTGGGCCTCGCGTACGCGCTGCACAGCGGCATGGACAGCAGACTGGAGCGGACCGCGTGA
- a CDS encoding tetratricopeptide repeat protein, whose protein sequence is MGGWVPDAHGPFSGPRREQDLPRQLRSFLREDRTPALLELYGPQPPHTSAYAARLARFARDAPSAWRSDPVWLAVGPTDAAAPERLLLRLLEQPLKDEPVYGVLIDPLSHFRALAPELLPSTLPALCRARLARRRLTVVLDGVPDGEPGDDLLLLAEQLVLDTESRVVAVSRRPHDGPGERWLRSEVAATAPDVPGKRLTYAALKLLIAVEPWEGDEFDATVAGALCADTPMTDRQRGEALRELAAHGLLQPTRPGWYRRTGDLFPHGGAAKDRALARAVLDGTADPRRGVDAYLDLAVRLLRRDDPEGAALLERLEPQLITRQGLFRLLRAKQTLWRTTGGWKPLCVTAAVAIRETGAPQQALDALERLSAPRAVREIAVTMRHLGELPFAVGALDALEASDPGPRTAPDGWVLHTRAAIQCDQGRLKGAERLLRRAVEAHQIRGDVRGEAWAVHHYGRLRLLRGDVEEARKVLEDARNRFTGLGDLQGEAWTVTELGKAALVHDDFLAAVQTLGEAVGRHHENGDARGRSWAELYLGIAHAASGGPEGAVPLLDRARRGFSSAQDTVGQAWAEHCLGVLPAYTAEDRLAATAGLDSALTGFRRAGCLHGDAWTLLERAFQWRREGRAAYRAVNQALRLFESIDDPSGLRWSSGAEAGGGPERIPLTARLTLPEPDADFDHGTLSPATHARVRLTLLDDRSTAGTASRIELRIQPGAEHPWSDRSAGLPWLTVRATPLTGADVEPAHAVTLRPSPRAADAAEFLFTPRRAGRHRLLFTVEHLETATVLQEVETYIDVVEGDAEGPRSGQAPEALRRS, encoded by the coding sequence ATGGGCGGCTGGGTGCCGGACGCGCACGGCCCCTTCTCCGGGCCGCGGCGCGAGCAGGACCTGCCCCGGCAGCTGCGCTCCTTCCTGCGCGAGGACCGGACGCCCGCACTTCTTGAGCTGTACGGTCCACAGCCGCCGCACACGTCGGCGTACGCGGCCCGGCTCGCGCGCTTCGCCCGGGACGCGCCGTCGGCGTGGCGGTCCGACCCGGTGTGGCTGGCGGTGGGGCCGACGGACGCGGCCGCGCCGGAGCGGCTGCTGCTGCGGCTCCTGGAACAGCCCCTGAAGGACGAGCCGGTGTACGGCGTCCTGATAGACCCTCTCTCCCACTTCCGGGCGCTGGCGCCCGAGCTCCTGCCCTCGACACTGCCCGCCCTTTGCCGCGCGCGCCTCGCGCGGCGGCGGTTGACGGTGGTGCTCGACGGAGTGCCGGACGGCGAGCCGGGCGACGACCTGCTGCTCCTCGCCGAACAGCTCGTCCTGGACACGGAGTCCCGTGTCGTGGCCGTTTCGCGGCGTCCTCATGACGGGCCCGGGGAGAGGTGGCTCCGCAGCGAGGTGGCGGCGACCGCCCCCGACGTGCCGGGCAAGAGGCTCACTTACGCCGCCCTGAAGCTGCTCATCGCCGTCGAGCCCTGGGAGGGCGACGAGTTCGACGCGACGGTGGCGGGCGCGCTGTGCGCGGACACGCCGATGACGGACCGGCAGCGCGGGGAGGCGCTGCGCGAGCTGGCCGCCCACGGGCTGCTCCAGCCGACGCGCCCGGGCTGGTACCGGCGCACCGGCGACCTCTTCCCGCACGGCGGCGCGGCCAAGGACCGGGCGCTGGCCCGCGCCGTGCTCGACGGCACGGCGGACCCGCGCCGGGGAGTCGACGCGTACCTCGATCTGGCGGTACGGCTCCTGCGCCGGGACGACCCGGAGGGCGCGGCCCTCCTCGAACGCCTGGAACCCCAACTGATCACCCGGCAGGGCCTCTTCCGGCTCCTGCGGGCCAAGCAGACCCTGTGGCGCACCACCGGCGGCTGGAAGCCCCTGTGCGTCACGGCGGCCGTGGCGATCCGGGAGACGGGCGCGCCTCAGCAGGCCCTGGACGCCCTTGAGCGACTGAGTGCCCCGCGGGCCGTCCGGGAAATCGCCGTCACCATGCGCCACTTGGGCGAGCTGCCCTTCGCCGTGGGCGCGCTCGACGCCCTTGAGGCCTCCGACCCCGGCCCCCGTACGGCACCGGACGGCTGGGTCCTGCACACCCGGGCCGCGATCCAGTGCGACCAGGGGCGGCTGAAGGGCGCGGAGCGGCTCCTGCGCCGGGCCGTGGAGGCCCATCAGATCCGCGGGGACGTGCGCGGCGAGGCCTGGGCCGTGCACCACTACGGGCGTCTTCGGCTGCTGCGCGGCGACGTGGAGGAGGCCCGCAAGGTCCTGGAGGACGCCCGGAACAGGTTCACCGGCCTCGGTGACCTCCAGGGCGAGGCCTGGACCGTGACGGAGCTGGGCAAGGCGGCCCTGGTCCACGACGACTTCCTGGCGGCCGTCCAGACCCTGGGCGAGGCGGTGGGGCGACACCACGAGAACGGGGACGCGCGGGGCAGGTCCTGGGCGGAGCTGTATCTGGGCATCGCCCACGCCGCATCGGGCGGCCCGGAGGGAGCCGTGCCGCTGCTGGACCGGGCGCGCCGGGGGTTCTCCAGCGCCCAGGACACCGTGGGGCAGGCGTGGGCCGAGCACTGTCTCGGGGTCCTGCCTGCGTACACCGCCGAGGACCGGCTGGCCGCGACGGCGGGGCTGGATTCGGCCCTGACGGGGTTCCGGCGGGCGGGGTGTCTCCACGGCGACGCGTGGACGCTCTTGGAACGGGCCTTTCAGTGGCGGCGCGAAGGGCGCGCCGCGTACAGGGCGGTGAACCAGGCCCTGCGCCTCTTCGAGAGCATCGACGACCCCTCCGGGCTGCGCTGGAGCAGCGGAGCGGAAGCGGGCGGCGGGCCGGAGCGCATCCCCCTCACCGCCCGCCTCACCCTCCCCGAACCCGACGCGGACTTCGACCACGGCACCCTGTCCCCCGCCACGCACGCCCGCGTCCGGCTCACCCTCCTCGACGACCGCTCCACCGCGGGCACCGCGTCCCGGATCGAGCTGCGGATCCAGCCCGGCGCCGAGCATCCGTGGTCGGACCGGTCCGCGGGGCTCCCTTGGCTCACCGTCCGCGCCACCCCGCTCACCGGCGCCGACGTCGAGCCCGCGCACGCGGTGACACTGCGGCCCTCGCCCCGCGCGGCGGACGCCGCCGAGTTCCTGTTCACGCCCCGGCGCGCGGGCCGGCACCGGCTGCTCTTCACCGTCGAGCACCTGGAGACGGCGACCGTGCTCCAGGAGGTCGAGACGTACATCGACGTCGTCGAGGGCGACGCCGAAGGACCCCGCTCCGGTCAGGCCCCCGAAGCCCTGCGGAGGTCCTGA